One genomic window of Thermococcus indicus includes the following:
- a CDS encoding TIGR00288 family NYN domain-containing protein — MAGSNWERIISMTKDGMKSIGMMRRKMSRGKRIALLIDGPNILRKEFGIKLEDIVEALEGLGDLRVAKVVLNQYAPQGLIEAVSNQGFDTMVVSGETGVKLAVEAMREIYNPNIDAIAIATRNAEFLPVILKAKEKGKETIVLGIEPGFSAALKHAADYTIILNPKGDEE; from the coding sequence ATGGCGGGCAGCAACTGGGAGCGGATAATATCGATGACGAAGGATGGGATGAAGAGCATCGGAATGATGCGGCGAAAGATGAGCCGGGGAAAGAGGATAGCCCTTCTCATTGATGGCCCGAACATTCTTCGCAAGGAGTTCGGGATAAAGCTCGAGGACATAGTCGAGGCCCTTGAGGGACTCGGCGACCTGCGCGTTGCCAAGGTTGTTCTCAACCAGTACGCCCCGCAGGGACTCATCGAAGCCGTCTCGAACCAGGGGTTCGACACCATGGTCGTCTCCGGTGAGACCGGGGTGAAGCTCGCGGTGGAGGCGATGCGCGAGATATACAACCCGAACATCGATGCCATAGCCATAGCAACCCGAAATGCGGAGTTCCTCCCGGTCATCCTCAAGGCCAAGGAGAAGGGCAAGGAGACGATAGTGCTCGGCATAGAGCCGGGCTTTTCCGCGGCCCTCAAGCACGCGGCGGACTACACGATAATCCTGAACCCAAAGGGTGATGAGGAATGA
- a CDS encoding TIGR00288 family NYN domain-containing protein, with product MKETLFKVLRRGEKEVEAEPPKHVRGKSIGLIIDGPNILRKEFGIKLEDIVEALERIGKIRVAKVVLNQYAPQGLIEAVVNQGLEPIIVAGDTDVRIAIEAMELIYNSDVEVIALATRDADFLPLINEAKRKGKETIAIGVEPGFSVALQNAADYVIRMEGKGTEGHGFK from the coding sequence ATGAAGGAGACCCTCTTCAAGGTGCTCCGCAGGGGCGAAAAGGAGGTCGAGGCCGAGCCCCCCAAGCACGTGAGGGGCAAGAGCATTGGCCTGATAATCGACGGTCCGAATATTCTCCGCAAGGAGTTCGGGATAAAGCTCGAGGACATAGTGGAAGCGCTTGAGAGGATAGGCAAGATACGCGTTGCCAAGGTTGTTCTCAACCAGTACGCCCCCCAGGGACTCATCGAAGCCGTCGTCAATCAGGGACTCGAGCCGATAATCGTCGCCGGTGACACGGACGTCAGGATAGCGATAGAGGCGATGGAGCTCATCTACAACTCGGACGTCGAGGTCATCGCCCTGGCCACCCGCGATGCGGACTTTCTCCCCCTCATCAACGAGGCCAAACGTAAAGGCAAAGAGACCATAGCCATAGGCGTTGAACCCGGCTTTTCAGTAGCCCTTCAGAACGCGGCCGACTACGTGATAAGGATGGAGGGGAAGGGCACCGAGGGACACGGGTTCAAATAA
- a CDS encoding calcium/sodium antiporter, which yields MIVEIILFAVGLVLLIKGSDYFVEAASRVAKGFGVSEFIIALVLASIATTLPEVTVSAISSYQGNPDIALGNAIGSALANIALILGVSALIMPLSVERTAWKNALFMVAVTAYAGLLMHDGTISRLDGASLILIYFGFLYYLYRKHMTLEELPEGGTRDPRRDALIMLGSGLVVVIGAKLVVDSAVTIARAYGVPEIVIGLTMVSIGTSLPELTNSLMATLKRLPNISVGNIIGANILDVLMVIGIASLINPIKVDVTVYTFTLPLTLLVMGLLTAVLRLTGRIDRVTAGVFLAVYAYFLYAYTTGAVSL from the coding sequence TTGATAGTTGAAATAATCCTCTTCGCCGTGGGTCTGGTCCTTCTCATCAAGGGTAGCGATTACTTCGTGGAGGCGGCCTCCCGCGTCGCCAAGGGGTTCGGCGTCAGCGAGTTCATAATAGCACTCGTCCTCGCGAGCATCGCCACCACACTGCCGGAGGTAACGGTCTCTGCCATATCATCATACCAGGGAAACCCCGACATCGCCCTGGGAAACGCCATAGGGAGCGCCCTCGCCAACATAGCCCTCATCCTCGGGGTCTCGGCCCTGATAATGCCCCTCAGCGTTGAGAGAACCGCCTGGAAAAACGCCCTCTTCATGGTGGCCGTCACCGCCTACGCGGGCCTGCTCATGCACGACGGGACCATAAGCCGGCTCGACGGTGCCAGCCTCATACTCATCTACTTCGGCTTCCTCTACTACCTCTACCGGAAGCATATGACGCTCGAGGAACTCCCCGAGGGCGGAACCCGCGACCCCCGCAGGGATGCCCTGATAATGCTCGGAAGCGGTCTGGTCGTGGTCATCGGCGCCAAACTGGTCGTGGACAGCGCCGTAACGATAGCCAGGGCATACGGTGTTCCGGAAATCGTAATCGGTCTGACGATGGTGTCCATAGGAACCTCCCTGCCGGAGCTCACGAACTCCCTCATGGCCACCCTCAAGAGGCTGCCCAACATAAGCGTCGGCAACATAATCGGCGCCAACATACTCGACGTGCTCATGGTCATAGGAATAGCGTCCCTGATAAACCCCATAAAGGTGGATGTGACGGTTTACACCTTCACCCTGCCGCTGACCCTCCTCGTTATGGGGCTCCTAACCGCCGTCCTGAGGCTCACGGGGAGGATAGACAGGGTTACCGCGGGTGTTTTTCTGGCTGTGTACGCCTACTTCCTGTACGCCTACACCACCGGGGCCGTAAGCCTTTGA
- a CDS encoding thiamine ABC transporter substrate-binding protein, with amino-acid sequence MRKLGAFLAVLLLLGLLVPKPVAAEETLTVYSYDSIEWWMKEIVPIFEQKYGVKVNLVLIGDAGEVLNRLILEKDNPQADVVVGIDNSYLAKAIDAGVLEPYKPANADVIPDWIVEKFDPTYHLTPYDYGFIAINYRKDMVQNPPTSLEDLTKPEWKGKLIIEDPRTSSPGMAFLLWTIAVYGDDWLYYWEKLKENDVQIVKGWSEAWGAFSEGEYPLVLSYATSPAATVYYDNNTNVGAVAFREGNYLQIEGAGIVKGARNRELAEKFIEFLISAEAQEKLPLNQWMYPVNGDVELPEVFQYAVKVDKPVAIDSREIETNYETWLTQWTQLMVEGKSPDEILGKTTTETGGENDNTGICGPALMVGLAVLPLLLRRRR; translated from the coding sequence ATGAGGAAGCTTGGTGCGTTCCTCGCCGTGCTGCTGCTCCTGGGGCTCCTGGTTCCAAAACCGGTCGCGGCTGAAGAAACGCTGACGGTTTACTCCTACGACAGTATCGAGTGGTGGATGAAGGAGATAGTGCCGATATTCGAGCAGAAGTACGGGGTCAAGGTGAACCTCGTCCTCATCGGTGACGCTGGCGAGGTTCTAAACCGGCTCATCCTTGAGAAGGACAATCCCCAGGCCGACGTCGTTGTGGGCATAGACAACAGCTACCTGGCGAAGGCCATAGACGCGGGTGTGCTGGAGCCGTACAAGCCGGCCAACGCCGACGTAATTCCGGACTGGATCGTTGAGAAGTTCGACCCAACCTACCACCTCACGCCCTACGACTACGGCTTCATAGCCATCAACTACCGCAAGGACATGGTCCAGAACCCGCCGACCAGCCTTGAAGACCTCACCAAGCCGGAGTGGAAGGGCAAGCTGATAATCGAAGACCCGCGCACGAGCTCGCCGGGAATGGCATTCCTCCTCTGGACGATAGCGGTCTACGGCGACGACTGGCTCTACTACTGGGAGAAACTGAAGGAGAACGACGTTCAGATAGTCAAGGGCTGGAGCGAGGCGTGGGGTGCGTTCAGCGAGGGTGAGTACCCGCTCGTCCTCAGCTACGCCACCTCCCCCGCCGCCACTGTTTACTACGACAACAACACCAACGTCGGAGCCGTCGCCTTCAGGGAGGGCAACTACCTCCAGATAGAGGGTGCCGGAATCGTCAAGGGGGCCAGGAACAGGGAACTGGCGGAGAAGTTCATCGAGTTCCTCATCAGTGCCGAGGCTCAGGAGAAGCTCCCCCTCAACCAGTGGATGTACCCCGTTAACGGGGACGTTGAGCTCCCTGAGGTCTTCCAGTACGCGGTTAAGGTGGATAAGCCCGTCGCAATAGACTCCAGGGAGATAGAGACCAACTACGAGACCTGGCTCACGCAGTGGACCCAGCTCATGGTCGAGGGCAAGAGCCCGGATGAGATACTCGGGAAGACGACCACCGAAACCGGCGGAGAAAACGACAACACCGGCATATGCGGACCGGCCCTGATGGTTGGCCTCGCCGTGCTCCCGCTCCTCCTCAGGAGGAGGCGGTGA
- a CDS encoding RNA-guided endonuclease InsQ/TnpB family protein — MKRTVTVKLQPSKEQEKTLFELAHASAVIWNKLNYQRLKQFEEFGKIDFSTTEKEAYHELKNWIGGSTVQQLARKNAEAWRSFFSLNRKKKNGELPEWFKPKPPKFVREKNGRKLFVIPLRNDQYRIKGNVIELRRLGKFGKLEIQFKGRIHLKGKQGRLEITYDEVKGKWYAHISFTVEEKLEGNEWVCVPRQPKGSLSAGIDLGVNNLMAVYVENGQSFLVNGKPLKSIDFYWRRKIGNYQSKLNKSGAKTGRKLRKMHEKAKLQAKHYINTAVRQTVRRLYELGVSKIVVGYPKGIARNSDKGKKQNFILSHVWRFNYVIKRLKEVAEEYGIQVLVVDEAFTSKTCPLCGQRHESARFVRGLFKCHREGVVMNADLVGAFNILKKAVKTITPSLPILSGGRGNGGKTLPEGLKAHFLVGLNETPQTSLPLARG, encoded by the coding sequence ATGAAGCGGACAGTAACAGTAAAACTACAACCTTCAAAAGAGCAGGAAAAAACACTTTTTGAATTAGCCCACGCTTCAGCAGTAATCTGGAACAAACTCAACTACCAGAGGCTCAAACAGTTCGAAGAATTCGGCAAAATAGACTTTTCAACAACTGAAAAAGAAGCCTATCACGAGTTAAAAAACTGGATTGGTGGCTCGACAGTTCAACAATTGGCCAGAAAGAACGCTGAAGCTTGGAGGAGTTTCTTCTCACTCAACAGGAAGAAAAAGAATGGAGAACTCCCCGAATGGTTCAAGCCAAAACCACCAAAATTCGTCAGGGAAAAGAACGGCAGAAAACTCTTTGTAATTCCCCTCAGGAACGACCAGTATCGGATTAAGGGAAACGTTATCGAATTGAGACGCCTCGGCAAATTTGGGAAACTTGAAATCCAGTTCAAAGGAAGAATACACTTGAAGGGCAAGCAGGGACGCTTAGAAATCACTTATGACGAGGTAAAGGGAAAGTGGTATGCTCACATTAGCTTTACGGTAGAGGAAAAACTTGAGGGTAACGAATGGGTGTGCGTTCCGAGGCAACCAAAAGGAAGTCTCTCAGCAGGGATAGACTTGGGAGTGAACAATTTAATGGCAGTTTACGTTGAAAATGGTCAGAGTTTCCTCGTGAACGGAAAGCCTCTCAAAAGCATTGACTTCTACTGGCGGAGGAAGATTGGTAATTACCAGTCCAAACTTAACAAATCTGGAGCCAAAACGGGTAGAAAGCTCAGGAAAATGCACGAAAAGGCCAAACTTCAGGCCAAACACTACATTAACACTGCCGTAAGGCAAACCGTGAGAAGGCTTTACGAGTTGGGCGTTTCTAAAATCGTCGTGGGTTATCCGAAAGGCATTGCAAGAAACTCCGACAAGGGTAAAAAGCAAAACTTCATCCTCTCCCATGTCTGGCGGTTTAATTACGTAATTAAACGTCTCAAGGAAGTTGCGGAGGAGTATGGTATTCAGGTTTTGGTTGTGGATGAGGCTTTCACTTCGAAAACTTGCCCCCTCTGTGGCCAACGCCATGAGAGTGCTCGCTTTGTTAGGGGTTTATTCAAGTGCCACAGAGAGGGCGTTGTTATGAATGCCGACCTTGTTGGGGCGTTTAATATTTTAAAGAAGGCGGTAAAAACCATAACCCCGAGCCTTCCGATCTTATCGGGAGGTAGGGGTAACGGGGGGAAGACCCTCCCTGAGGGGCTGAAAGCCCACTTTTTAGTGGGTTTGAATGAGACCCCTCAAACCTCCCTGCCATTGGCGAGGGGTTAA
- a CDS encoding GNAT family N-acetyltransferase: MLVEELRTRLVELLGMDIKYSSVPTILLGQFGIQREYRGMGVGGEILAKVIKPYAVLYAAQIGGIGLSLHAKKEVAKKFYLDHKKNPLAAGFQIVSAGSTYELFYPFLTSYPP, translated from the coding sequence ATGCTCGTTGAAGAGTTACGGACTCGGCTTGTGGAGCTTTTGGGGATGGATATTAAATATTCTTCCGTGCCCACAATACTCCTTGGACAGTTTGGCATCCAGAGGGAATACCGTGGAATGGGTGTGGGTGGTGAAATACTAGCGAAGGTCATCAAGCCCTATGCAGTTCTTTATGCTGCTCAAATCGGTGGAATTGGTTTGTCCCTCCATGCAAAAAAGGAAGTTGCCAAGAAGTTTTACCTTGACCATAAAAAGAATCCCCTTGCAGCGGGGTTTCAGATTGTTTCCGCGGGTAGCACCTATGAACTGTTTTATCCCTTTCTGACCTCCTACCCGCCCTGA
- the asnS gene encoding asparagine--tRNA ligase — protein sequence MIDKIYCVDVQPDMEGKRVKLAGWVYRKREVGKKVFIVLRDSTGIVQAIFKKELSEGAYEMAKKAGIESSVIIEGTVKADPRAPTGVEIQADRIEIVQNVDFFPITKDASEEFLLDVRHLHLHSPKVAAIMKVKATMMQAAREWLLQDGWYEVFPPILVTGAVEGGATLFKLKYFDRTAYLSQSAQLYLEAAIFGLEKVWSLTPSFRAEKSRTRRHLTEFWHLELEAAWMDLQDIMKVEEELVSYMVQRTLELRRSEVETFRKDLTTLKNAVPPFPRVSYDEAIDILQSKGVEIEWGEDMGADEERILTQEFEAPFFVYGYPKGIKAFYMKEDPEDPRKVLAADMLAPEGYGEIIGGSQREDDYNKLVQRILEEGMKPEDYEWYLDLRKYGSVPHSGFGLGLERLVAWVLKLDHVRWATLFPRTPSRLYP from the coding sequence ATGATTGATAAGATTTACTGTGTCGATGTTCAGCCCGATATGGAAGGTAAACGCGTCAAGCTCGCAGGATGGGTTTACAGAAAGAGGGAAGTGGGAAAGAAGGTCTTCATAGTCCTCCGCGACTCGACCGGGATAGTTCAGGCAATATTTAAGAAAGAGCTGAGTGAGGGAGCCTACGAAATGGCCAAAAAGGCGGGCATAGAGTCGAGCGTCATCATCGAGGGCACCGTCAAAGCCGACCCCCGCGCGCCCACCGGTGTTGAGATTCAGGCGGACAGAATTGAGATCGTGCAGAACGTGGACTTCTTCCCGATAACGAAGGACGCGAGCGAGGAGTTCCTTCTCGACGTCAGGCACCTGCACCTTCACTCACCCAAGGTCGCCGCGATAATGAAGGTCAAGGCGACAATGATGCAAGCGGCTAGAGAATGGCTCCTCCAGGACGGCTGGTACGAGGTCTTCCCGCCGATACTCGTCACCGGTGCCGTTGAGGGAGGAGCGACGCTCTTCAAGCTCAAGTACTTCGACAGGACGGCCTACCTCAGTCAGTCGGCCCAGCTCTACCTTGAGGCCGCCATCTTCGGCCTCGAAAAGGTCTGGTCACTCACGCCGAGCTTTAGAGCGGAGAAAAGCAGGACCAGGAGGCACCTCACCGAGTTCTGGCACCTTGAGCTCGAGGCCGCCTGGATGGACCTCCAGGACATCATGAAGGTCGAGGAGGAGCTCGTCAGCTACATGGTTCAGCGCACCCTGGAGCTCAGGAGGAGCGAAGTTGAGACCTTCCGGAAGGACTTGACCACGCTCAAGAACGCGGTTCCGCCCTTCCCGAGGGTGAGCTACGACGAGGCCATAGACATCCTCCAGAGCAAGGGCGTCGAGATAGAGTGGGGCGAGGACATGGGCGCAGACGAGGAGCGCATTTTGACCCAGGAGTTCGAGGCCCCGTTCTTCGTTTACGGCTATCCAAAGGGCATTAAGGCGTTCTACATGAAGGAGGACCCGGAGGATCCGCGCAAGGTTCTCGCCGCGGACATGCTTGCTCCAGAAGGCTATGGCGAGATCATCGGCGGTTCCCAGCGTGAGGACGACTACAACAAGCTCGTGCAGAGGATTCTGGAGGAGGGCATGAAGCCGGAGGACTACGAGTGGTATCTCGACCTCAGGAAGTACGGCAGCGTTCCGCACAGCGGCTTCGGCCTCGGCCTTGAGAGGCTCGTCGCCTGGGTGCTGAAGCTCGACCACGTCCGCTGGGCAACCCTGTTCCCGAGGACACCGAGCAGGCTGTATCCGTGA
- a CDS encoding amidohydrolase family protein codes for MFALIGTAVDVESVRRNAAVIVEDGFIQDVIPQERVGEYAVDEVYGGDGYIILPGLINAHTHVAMARFRGLGEDIPIERWLSDVIWPAELEWEPGDVRRWALLGMAEALANGSTTINDHYFFADEIAKAAQEVGIRAFIGQTVMDTIDFPIAAPEGGFRFFNDWVGKDELVTPTLAPHATNMVSLELMREIGEFARGRNALIHVHLSQSMGEVREVKRRYGLPPVEYLERAGVLGDNLIGVHGIYLSDSEVSLYAKSGATLVHCSLSMTKLEGRIAPIIELFERGTNIALGNDSPNPVGLMDMFTEMRFAAVLNKVWRRRTDVASAREVFRWATVGGAEALGLKAGLIKPGYLADLVLINARKAQFLPGENPHSHVVYSARGSDVELVMVNGEIVYRNGLFTKLGKRMEDLWAEFRPSGP; via the coding sequence ATGTTCGCACTTATAGGAACCGCCGTCGATGTGGAGTCCGTCAGAAGGAACGCCGCGGTGATAGTGGAAGACGGGTTCATCCAGGACGTCATCCCCCAGGAAAGGGTCGGTGAATACGCCGTTGATGAAGTTTACGGGGGAGACGGTTACATAATCCTGCCCGGCCTTATCAACGCCCACACCCACGTGGCGATGGCGCGCTTTAGGGGCCTTGGCGAGGACATACCCATAGAGAGGTGGCTCAGCGACGTTATATGGCCCGCGGAGCTGGAGTGGGAGCCCGGGGACGTTCGCCGCTGGGCGCTCCTCGGAATGGCTGAGGCGCTGGCCAACGGTTCGACGACGATAAACGACCACTACTTCTTCGCCGACGAAATAGCGAAGGCCGCCCAGGAAGTTGGAATAAGGGCCTTCATCGGTCAGACCGTTATGGATACGATTGACTTCCCTATAGCCGCGCCCGAGGGGGGCTTCAGGTTCTTTAATGACTGGGTGGGGAAGGATGAGCTCGTTACCCCCACCCTCGCGCCCCACGCCACCAACATGGTGTCCCTTGAGCTGATGAGGGAAATCGGCGAGTTTGCCCGTGGTAGGAACGCCCTGATTCACGTTCACCTCTCCCAGAGCATGGGGGAGGTGCGGGAGGTCAAACGCCGCTACGGTCTCCCCCCCGTGGAATACCTCGAAAGGGCCGGCGTACTTGGGGACAACCTTATCGGCGTCCACGGTATCTATCTGAGCGATTCCGAGGTTTCCCTCTACGCGAAAAGCGGTGCGACGCTCGTCCATTGCTCCCTGAGCATGACGAAGCTTGAGGGAAGGATAGCTCCGATAATAGAACTCTTTGAGAGGGGAACGAACATCGCCCTCGGAAACGACTCCCCGAATCCGGTGGGCCTGATGGACATGTTCACGGAGATGCGCTTTGCGGCGGTTCTGAACAAGGTCTGGAGGAGAAGAACCGACGTCGCCTCTGCGAGGGAGGTTTTCCGCTGGGCCACGGTCGGGGGTGCAGAGGCCCTTGGGCTGAAGGCGGGCCTCATAAAGCCCGGCTACCTCGCGGATCTAGTCCTGATAAACGCCAGAAAAGCCCAGTTCCTTCCCGGGGAGAACCCGCACTCCCATGTGGTTTACTCGGCCCGGGGAAGCGACGTCGAGCTGGTCATGGTGAACGGGGAGATCGTTTACAGAAACGGCCTGTTCACGAAACTTGGAAAAAGGATGGAGGATCTGTGGGCGGAGTTCAGACCTTCCGGACCATGA
- a CDS encoding NfeD family protein: MDLLPISLLILGLLVIALDMMVAVFITPIGVAMVVMGVLLGFGVNFNESFVAALISAVVTYILVERYIRRDVPDAGKGKYTFELKGKRGKVVEIGKEHYIVELEGDRWIALAEGDKKPGIGDTVEVVDVDGVKLMVRKV, encoded by the coding sequence ATGGACTTACTCCCCATTTCCCTTTTGATTCTTGGACTGCTCGTGATAGCCCTCGACATGATGGTGGCCGTCTTCATAACCCCCATAGGGGTTGCCATGGTCGTTATGGGTGTCCTGCTCGGCTTTGGAGTCAATTTCAACGAAAGCTTCGTCGCGGCACTCATCTCCGCTGTGGTGACTTACATTCTCGTTGAAAGGTACATACGGAGGGACGTCCCGGATGCCGGAAAGGGCAAGTACACCTTTGAGCTGAAAGGCAAGCGCGGGAAGGTCGTCGAGATAGGAAAGGAGCACTACATAGTGGAGCTCGAGGGGGACAGGTGGATAGCGCTGGCCGAGGGGGACAAGAAGCCGGGGATCGGCGACACCGTCGAGGTCGTCGATGTGGACGGCGTCAAGCTCATGGTCCGGAAGGTCTGA
- a CDS encoding SPFH domain-containing protein has protein sequence MPFAGAALVIIGIFLLIMLLLSVKVIRPYQKGLVERLGKFNRILEPGIHFIIPFMERVKVVDMREHVVDVPPQEVICKDNVVVTVDAVVYYQILDPVKVIYNVSNFLMAIIKLAQTNLRAIIGEMELDETLSGRDIINAKLREELDKITDRWGVKITRVEIQRIDPPKDIQDAMAKQMTAEREKRAMILLAEGKKEAAIKEAEGQKQAAILKAEGEKQRQILVAEGQAEAIRKVLEALSQADEKYLTLQYIEKMPELAKYGNLIVPYDTEALIGLLRILQKVKETPLQSPPKGEDPKEKSASANLSEDELKKLKNLVE, from the coding sequence ATGCCCTTTGCCGGAGCGGCGCTGGTCATCATAGGGATTTTTCTTTTGATAATGCTCCTGCTGAGCGTGAAGGTGATCCGCCCGTACCAGAAGGGTCTCGTGGAGAGGCTAGGAAAGTTCAACAGGATTTTAGAGCCGGGAATACACTTCATAATCCCCTTCATGGAGCGCGTCAAGGTCGTGGACATGCGCGAGCACGTCGTCGATGTGCCGCCCCAGGAGGTCATCTGTAAGGACAACGTCGTGGTTACAGTCGATGCGGTGGTTTACTACCAGATCCTCGACCCGGTAAAGGTCATCTACAACGTCAGCAACTTCCTCATGGCCATCATCAAGCTCGCCCAGACCAACCTGCGTGCCATCATAGGTGAGATGGAGCTCGACGAGACGCTCTCTGGAAGGGACATAATCAACGCCAAGCTGAGGGAAGAGCTTGACAAGATAACCGACCGCTGGGGTGTCAAGATAACGCGCGTCGAGATACAGCGCATAGACCCGCCCAAGGACATCCAGGACGCAATGGCCAAGCAGATGACGGCCGAAAGGGAGAAGAGGGCGATGATACTCCTCGCCGAGGGTAAAAAGGAGGCGGCCATTAAGGAGGCGGAGGGCCAGAAGCAGGCTGCCATACTCAAGGCAGAGGGAGAGAAGCAGAGGCAGATACTCGTGGCTGAGGGCCAGGCCGAGGCGATAAGGAAGGTTCTCGAGGCGTTAAGCCAAGCTGACGAGAAGTACCTAACACTCCAGTACATAGAGAAGATGCCCGAGCTGGCCAAGTACGGCAACCTCATCGTCCCGTACGACACCGAGGCACTGATCGGCCTGCTGAGGATACTCCAGAAGGTCAAGGAGACGCCACTACAGAGCCCTCCAAAGGGAGAAGACCCCAAAGAGAAAAGCGCATCGGCCAATCTTTCAGAGGACGAACTGAAAAAGCTTAAGAATCTGGTGGAGTGA
- a CDS encoding protein kinase domain-containing protein, with protein MYSTSISIQAGKNVTINATLIPKFGYLSIESNITDSKVYIDDKEIGTTPVENYKLLTGTHTLKVTKEGYSPFLLNITINPGEELKITANLSPIYAFINVYSNIVGANVYLDGRYLGETPLKRHKITPGNHTLEVKASGHKVFSQTIVIRPQENLTINAKLLPLSSTLSTTSSYLTTNALYISSSYIPYAGTLFFLFLVLIAIRSKKRRKKLQIPTFPPQLLKKYEPLEFLGEGGFAKVFKVKRKKDKKIVALKVFPADEKAKKFFTKEVRAWKLLDHPNIVKLYNAFDKPIPHLEIEFVEGYTMDGKLIRDLEHYPKPVDEKLALKFIEGIAEGLRHAHSMQVYHRDLKPSNILLKGDLTPKITDFGLAKIGSKSTTTTTKALTPLYAAPEQIDERTYGHTDHRTDIYQLGVILYELLTGKLPYEGSSHVVVLAKITTPEIKPKPPSMYNLTLAKYDKMFGKLLAKQKEKRYQSLDEFLEEFRGLVELLKEREKLKESLRVTKETITKTRDELEVKKLNSELLRLLIQNTILSARINDKEEVLNALYDLIPFTRKYRAELEEAIRQVQLFIEEGLVIPEGFIDSLRILLHKIEKEA; from the coding sequence ACATAGACGACAAAGAAATAGGGACTACTCCAGTTGAAAATTATAAACTATTAACTGGAACCCACACCCTCAAAGTAACCAAAGAAGGGTATTCACCATTTCTCCTAAACATAACGATAAATCCTGGAGAAGAGTTGAAAATTACCGCAAATCTCTCACCAATTTATGCTTTTATAAATGTTTATTCAAATATCGTGGGCGCAAATGTCTATCTCGATGGAAGATATCTTGGGGAAACCCCCTTAAAGAGACATAAAATCACCCCAGGAAACCATACTCTCGAAGTCAAAGCAAGTGGGCATAAAGTATTTTCTCAGACCATAGTGATAAGACCCCAGGAAAACCTCACAATAAATGCAAAGCTTTTACCTTTGAGTTCCACCTTATCAACCACCTCATCGTATTTGACAACAAATGCACTGTACATCTCATCCTCCTACATTCCCTATGCAGGCACTCTGTTTTTCTTATTTCTTGTATTGATTGCAATCCGATCTAAAAAACGTAGAAAGAAACTTCAAATCCCAACTTTTCCTCCTCAGCTTTTGAAAAAATACGAACCCCTTGAATTCCTAGGAGAGGGCGGCTTCGCTAAGGTCTTCAAAGTAAAGAGAAAAAAGGACAAGAAAATCGTAGCTCTCAAAGTATTCCCAGCTGACGAAAAAGCCAAGAAATTCTTTACTAAGGAGGTCAGAGCTTGGAAGCTCCTCGATCATCCCAACATAGTTAAGCTGTATAATGCCTTTGACAAACCAATACCTCACCTTGAAATCGAGTTCGTCGAAGGGTACACAATGGACGGAAAGCTCATCAGGGATTTGGAGCACTATCCAAAGCCTGTTGATGAAAAACTCGCGTTGAAATTCATCGAGGGGATTGCCGAGGGATTGAGACATGCACATTCAATGCAGGTCTACCACAGGGATTTGAAGCCATCGAATATTCTCCTCAAGGGCGATCTGACGCCAAAGATAACCGATTTCGGACTGGCCAAAATCGGCTCAAAAAGCACAACTACAACCACGAAGGCCCTAACACCGCTGTACGCGGCTCCGGAACAGATTGACGAGAGAACTTACGGCCATACAGACCACAGAACCGATATATACCAACTCGGTGTGATTCTTTACGAGCTTCTAACAGGCAAATTGCCATACGAGGGAAGTTCCCACGTTGTTGTCCTGGCAAAAATCACAACCCCCGAGATAAAGCCTAAGCCACCCTCCATGTATAACCTAACGCTGGCTAAGTATGATAAGATGTTTGGGAAGCTCCTCGCAAAGCAGAAGGAGAAGAGGTATCAGAGCTTGGATGAATTCCTAGAGGAGTTCAGAGGGCTGGTCGAGCTCCTCAAAGAGAGGGAGAAGCTTAAAGAGAGTCTTAGAGTCACAAAAGAGACGATAACTAAGACAAGAGATGAACTGGAAGTTAAGAAACTTAATTCAGAACTTCTGAGACTGCTAATCCAAAACACGATACTTTCAGCGAGAATCAATGATAAGGAGGAAGTCTTGAACGCACTCTATGACCTGATACCGTTTACAAGGAAATACAGAGCCGAACTTGAAGAGGCAATAAGGCAGGTACAATTATTCATCGAGGAGGGGCTTGTTATACCTGAAGGGTTTATCGACTCCCTAAGAATCCTGCTGCACAAAATTGAGAAGGAGGCATAA